From one Planktothrix agardhii NIES-204 genomic stretch:
- a CDS encoding DNA methylase gives MPLSWNEIKQRAIAFSKEWETETSEKSESQSFWNDFFNVFGISRRRVGSFELPIKKADNKQGFIDLLWKGIILVEHKSRGKDLDKATQQAKDYFPNLKEHELPKYILVSDFQKFRLYDLDTNETKEFELKDFVNHVHLFGFIAGYEKRVYKDEDPVNIAAAELMGELHDRLKEIGYTGHDLEVYLVRLLFCMFADDTGIFNKGIFWEYIDLHTKEDGSDLAMHIASIFHILNTSKEKRLKNLDENLAQFPYVNGKLFEETVQPAAFDKPMREMLLKACAFDWGKISPAIFGSMFQAVMNQTERRNLGVHYTSEKNIQKLIKPLFLDDLYIEFEKAKGSKGKLETLHKKIANLYFLDPACGCGNFLIITYRELRDLEILILLELNKTGQLVTDISSIIQVDVDQFAGIEYDEFAVRVAEVAMWLIDHQMNVKVSNEFGQYFVRLPLKKSAKIVHGNSLKIDWESVVAKEKLNFILGNPPFVGAMIMNDEQRNDIAYVFDGEKGTGVLDYVCAWYLKAAQVIQNNKINVGFVSTNSISQGEQVAILWNILFGKYKVKINFAHRTFKWTNEAKGNAAVHCVIIGFSYFDAIEKYIFDYQDINGEPLVIKAKNINPYLVDGNDIIINNRSVPVSDVPLMRFGSMPRDGGNFIFSEAENEEFIKIEPQAKKWIRPYTGAQEFINGYSRYCLWLVDISPNELKALPEVLKKVYKVKNFRLESKAASTRKFAATPTLFCQIAQPETDYLLVPRVSSEKRIYIPIGFMSRDVIGNDQVLLIPNANLYIFGVLTSAIHMTWMKYVCGRLKSDYRYSKDIVYNNYPFPENVSDKQKQKVETAAQKVLDTRAKYPDSSLADLYDPLTMPPDLVKAHQALDKAVDLCYRPQPFVSELNRIEYLFNLYEALSAPLLKVEKKKRVKKKDS, from the coding sequence ATGCCTCTAAGTTGGAATGAAATTAAGCAAAGGGCGATCGCCTTTTCTAAAGAATGGGAAACTGAAACTTCAGAAAAATCAGAGTCACAATCATTCTGGAATGATTTTTTTAATGTGTTTGGCATTTCACGGCGGCGGGTAGGAAGTTTTGAGCTACCGATTAAAAAGGCGGATAATAAACAAGGCTTTATCGATCTTTTGTGGAAAGGGATAATTTTGGTGGAGCATAAGTCTAGGGGCAAGGACTTAGATAAGGCTACACAACAGGCAAAAGATTATTTTCCCAATTTAAAAGAGCATGAATTACCAAAATATATTTTAGTTTCGGATTTCCAAAAATTCCGGCTTTATGATTTAGATACGAACGAAACCAAAGAGTTTGAGCTAAAGGATTTTGTAAATCACGTCCATCTATTCGGCTTTATAGCTGGATATGAAAAACGGGTTTATAAGGATGAAGATCCGGTCAATATTGCGGCGGCGGAATTGATGGGAGAACTGCACGATCGCCTGAAAGAAATTGGCTATACAGGGCATGATTTAGAGGTTTATCTAGTGCGGCTGTTGTTCTGTATGTTTGCCGATGATACGGGCATTTTTAATAAGGGAATTTTTTGGGAATATATTGATCTTCATACCAAGGAAGATGGCAGTGATTTGGCGATGCACATTGCTTCAATTTTCCATATTTTAAATACATCTAAGGAGAAGCGGTTAAAAAATTTAGATGAAAATTTAGCGCAGTTTCCCTATGTAAATGGGAAGTTATTTGAGGAGACTGTACAACCTGCGGCGTTTGATAAACCGATGCGTGAAATGTTGTTAAAGGCTTGTGCGTTTGATTGGGGTAAGATTTCCCCTGCCATTTTTGGGTCGATGTTTCAGGCGGTAATGAATCAGACGGAACGGCGTAATTTAGGGGTTCATTATACTTCTGAAAAGAATATTCAAAAGTTGATTAAGCCGCTTTTTTTGGATGATCTTTATATTGAATTTGAGAAGGCAAAGGGTAGTAAGGGCAAACTAGAAACATTACATAAAAAGATTGCAAATTTATATTTCCTTGATCCTGCTTGTGGTTGTGGTAATTTCTTGATTATTACCTATCGGGAATTGCGAGATTTAGAGATTTTGATTTTGTTGGAATTGAATAAGACTGGGCAGTTAGTGACGGATATTAGCTCAATTATTCAAGTGGATGTGGATCAGTTTGCGGGGATTGAATATGATGAATTTGCCGTGCGAGTTGCTGAGGTGGCGATGTGGTTAATTGATCATCAGATGAATGTGAAGGTGAGTAATGAGTTTGGGCAGTATTTTGTGCGGTTGCCTTTGAAGAAATCCGCGAAGATTGTACATGGTAATTCGTTAAAAATTGATTGGGAGTCTGTTGTTGCAAAAGAGAAGTTGAATTTTATTTTAGGGAATCCTCCTTTTGTTGGCGCAATGATCATGAATGATGAACAAAGAAACGATATTGCTTATGTTTTTGATGGAGAAAAAGGAACGGGTGTATTAGATTACGTCTGTGCTTGGTATCTGAAAGCTGCACAAGTTATACAAAATAATAAGATAAATGTAGGTTTTGTTTCTACTAACTCAATATCTCAAGGTGAACAAGTCGCTATACTTTGGAATATTCTTTTTGGCAAATACAAAGTTAAAATCAACTTTGCACATCGTACTTTTAAATGGACTAATGAAGCAAAAGGCAATGCTGCTGTACATTGCGTTATTATTGGATTTTCTTACTTTGATGCTATAGAAAAGTATATTTTTGACTATCAAGATATTAATGGCGAACCGCTTGTAATAAAAGCGAAGAATATCAACCCTTATCTAGTAGATGGAAATGATATCATTATTAATAATCGAAGTGTTCCTGTTTCTGATGTTCCCTTAATGCGTTTCGGAAGTATGCCAAGAGATGGTGGAAACTTCATTTTTAGTGAAGCAGAAAATGAAGAATTTATTAAAATTGAGCCTCAAGCTAAAAAATGGATAAGACCCTATACAGGAGCGCAAGAATTTATTAATGGCTATAGCCGTTATTGTTTATGGCTCGTTGATATTTCTCCAAATGAACTCAAAGCTTTGCCAGAGGTATTAAAAAAAGTTTATAAAGTTAAAAATTTTAGGTTGGAAAGTAAAGCAGCATCTACTCGTAAGTTTGCAGCTACACCTACTCTATTTTGTCAGATAGCACAACCAGAAACAGATTATTTACTTGTGCCTCGTGTATCTTCAGAGAAAAGAATATATATTCCCATTGGATTTATGTCTAGAGATGTGATTGGAAATGATCAAGTTTTATTGATACCTAATGCTAATCTCTATATTTTTGGTGTTCTCACTTCTGCAATTCACATGACATGGATGAAGTATGTTTGTGGAAGATTAAAAAGCGATTATCGTTATTCCAAAGACATTGTTTACAACAACTATCCATTCCCTGAAAATGTCAGCGACAAACAAAAGCAAAAAGTCGAAACCGCCGCACAAAAAGTATTAGACACAAGGGCAAAATATCCTGATAGTAGCCTCGCCGATCTTTACGATCCTCTCACCATGCCGCCCGATTTGGTAAAAGCCCATCAAGCCCTAGATAAAGCCGTTGATCTTTGCTATCGTCCCCAACCTTTTGTTAGCGAATTAAATCGCATTGAGTATTTATTTAATCTCTATGAAGCCCTAAGTGCGCCATTGCTGAAAGTCGAGAAGAAAAAGCGAGTTAAGAAAAAAGATAGTTAA
- the barP gene encoding bacterial actin-related protein, whose product MYDREKPHVIIDIGSDYVKAGFAGEDAPRAVFPTVVGRPKVPGIMVGSDQKDYYVGTQAEEKRGVLILKRPIEHGIVEDWDDFEKVLDHTFKKELRVNPEEHNVLITETSLNPNRNREKLTEILFDTFGVPGLYVANTAVLSLQSAGKPTGVVVEIGDGVTHIVPVRDGYALPHSILRINLADRKITDYPSLTGKEFGGIHEQVYQAIEKSDADIRSDLYQNIVLSGGTTLFPGLAERLTKEVQKLAPQSISSKVKVIAVPEGKYSTWIGGSILSSISGFSDRWITREEYYEAGSSIVHRKCF is encoded by the coding sequence ATGTACGATCGAGAAAAACCGCACGTGATTATTGACATTGGCTCAGACTATGTGAAGGCTGGCTTTGCAGGTGAAGACGCACCAAGGGCTGTATTTCCCACTGTCGTTGGCAGACCAAAAGTTCCAGGCATTATGGTCGGCTCTGACCAGAAGGACTATTATGTAGGTACACAGGCTGAGGAAAAGCGCGGGGTATTGATCCTGAAACGCCCCATTGAGCATGGCATCGTTGAAGACTGGGACGACTTTGAAAAAGTTCTCGATCACACGTTTAAGAAAGAGCTGCGAGTAAACCCTGAAGAACACAATGTATTGATCACAGAAACGTCACTAAATCCAAATCGCAATCGAGAGAAACTAACTGAGATCTTGTTCGACACCTTTGGTGTGCCGGGACTCTATGTTGCTAACACGGCAGTCCTTTCACTCCAATCTGCTGGTAAGCCTACGGGAGTAGTGGTGGAAATCGGTGATGGAGTGACGCATATTGTTCCCGTTCGCGATGGCTATGCTCTGCCCCATAGCATCCTAAGAATCAATCTTGCTGATCGCAAGATCACAGACTATCCATCTCTGACAGGCAAGGAGTTTGGGGGAATTCATGAGCAGGTATATCAGGCAATCGAAAAGAGCGATGCTGATATAAGAAGTGATCTATATCAGAATATTGTGCTATCCGGTGGCACTACTCTTTTTCCTGGGTTAGCAGAACGTCTGACAAAAGAGGTGCAAAAACTCGCTCCTCAGTCTATCAGTTCTAAAGTCAAAGTTATTGCTGTCCCAGAGGGAAAATATTCCACTTGGATCGGGGGATCAATTCTTTCTTCTATCAGTGGTTTTTCAGATAGGTGGATCACGAGGGAGGAATATTACGAAGCTGGGTCTTCAATCGTCCATCGGAAGTGCTTCTAG
- a CDS encoding prevent-host-death family protein, putative — protein MLSNIPITEARNELTSLPEKLAQQGGTLAITRRGKPVLAVMTWEHYEAILETLEILGDAKLMANLHQGITEAKSAQGIDWESAKRELDL, from the coding sequence ATGCTATCCAATATTCCGATTACAGAAGCAAGAAACGAGTTAACCTCATTACCTGAAAAGCTTGCCCAGCAAGGCGGTACACTGGCAATTACCCGTAGAGGCAAGCCCGTCCTAGCCGTGATGACATGGGAACATTACGAAGCAATACTCGAAACCCTAGAAATACTTGGGGATGCGAAGCTTATGGCTAACTTGCATCAAGGTATTACCGAGGCGAAATCAGCACAAGGAATAGATTGGGAATCAGCTAAACGAGAATTAGACCTGTAA